A genomic segment from Lignipirellula cremea encodes:
- a CDS encoding TniB family NTP-binding protein, with protein sequence MAAVKTSKQSAASADRGEWRDMPAAERIQRANNLIVLHPRFRDAVELLRRCHESARTASEPACGALLGASGVGKTSVISHYHKLHPAAETETATCQPVLRVTLQPDARPKGIAADLLLALGDPAWSSGTVQTLTNRAVKLLQRCRVELIVFDEFHHLFDMDRAKVMTKAAQWLKVLIVNTSIPIVVCGMPEAEHVLRAEHTERRFKERLRLHCFTWRTPAGRREFCGMLKRLDQTLPLAEESQLADPDLAGRFYLACRGVPDYLMTLVRGGVAEALGRRSERIELPDLARVFEAKLAQQRVLAEQPNPFIGQLDRGALDRVQPADQARTAGVGLSPKASGKRPRAATASDYLGGR encoded by the coding sequence ATGGCCGCCGTCAAAACTTCCAAACAGTCGGCCGCAAGCGCCGATCGCGGCGAGTGGCGCGACATGCCCGCCGCCGAACGCATCCAACGGGCGAACAATCTCATTGTGCTGCATCCCCGCTTTCGCGATGCGGTGGAATTGTTGCGCCGCTGTCACGAATCGGCGCGAACCGCCAGCGAACCGGCTTGCGGCGCGCTGCTCGGCGCCTCAGGCGTCGGCAAGACCAGCGTCATCAGCCACTACCACAAACTGCATCCGGCCGCCGAAACCGAAACGGCCACCTGCCAGCCCGTGCTACGCGTGACACTACAGCCGGACGCTCGGCCGAAAGGAATCGCGGCCGACCTGCTGCTCGCCCTGGGTGATCCGGCCTGGTCGAGCGGCACGGTCCAAACCCTCACGAACCGCGCCGTCAAGCTTTTGCAGCGCTGCCGCGTCGAGCTCATCGTGTTCGATGAGTTCCATCATCTGTTCGACATGGATCGGGCCAAGGTCATGACCAAAGCGGCCCAGTGGCTCAAAGTGCTGATCGTCAATACGTCGATTCCGATCGTCGTCTGCGGCATGCCGGAGGCGGAACACGTACTGCGGGCCGAGCATACCGAACGCCGCTTCAAGGAACGCTTACGGTTGCACTGCTTCACTTGGCGAACCCCTGCCGGGCGCCGCGAATTCTGCGGCATGCTGAAACGACTCGACCAGACGTTGCCGCTAGCAGAAGAGTCACAACTCGCGGACCCGGATCTGGCTGGCCGGTTCTATCTGGCCTGTCGCGGCGTGCCGGACTATTTGATGACGCTGGTGCGCGGCGGCGTGGCCGAAGCCTTGGGTCGCCGTAGCGAACGAATCGAACTGCCGGATCTGGCTCGGGTCTTCGAAGCCAAACTGGCGCAGCAACGGGTGCTGGCCGAACAGCCGAATCCGTTCATCGGGCAACTCGATCGCGGAGCGCTCGACCGCGTGCAGCCGGCCGATCAGGCTCGTACCGCTGGCGTTGGCCTCTCTCCCAAAGCGTCAGGAAAACGCCCCCGCGCCGCTACGGCAAGCGATTATCTGGGAGGCCGGTAA
- a CDS encoding molybdopterin converting factor yields MRILVINCDGGGFADYRDIPEGTTVQQLFEEQTRSPRPQDYLIRVNRLPAPCDQLLQEGDRISFTPVKIEGAAA; encoded by the coding sequence ATGCGTATTCTTGTCATCAATTGCGACGGCGGCGGTTTTGCCGACTACCGCGACATTCCCGAAGGCACGACCGTGCAGCAGCTGTTTGAAGAGCAAACCCGCTCGCCCCGACCGCAAGACTATCTCATTCGCGTCAATCGACTGCCGGCGCCGTGTGATCAGCTCCTGCAGGAAGGCGATCGCATCAGCTTCACCCCGGTGAAGATCGAAGGCGCCGCGGCGTAG
- a CDS encoding DUF2997 domain-containing protein, whose protein sequence is MTIPRIIDVIVSPTGETRVETQGFHGATCREASAFLEQALGQRASEQLTSEFHATSSHEQRLNEGC, encoded by the coding sequence ATGACAATCCCCCGTATTATTGATGTCATCGTTTCCCCTACCGGCGAAACGCGTGTCGAAACCCAAGGCTTTCACGGCGCGACATGCCGTGAAGCGAGCGCCTTTCTGGAACAGGCGCTGGGCCAGCGAGCGAGCGAACAGCTCACCAGCGAATTTCATGCGACCAGCTCCCACGAGCAACGCCTGAACGAAGGCTGTTAG
- a CDS encoding DUF1257 domain-containing protein, which yields MSHIVQIQTEVRDAAAVIAACSRLKLPEPKQGVFQLFGAAATGLGVELPSWRYPVVCDLTSGQLQYDNFSGRWGEQCELDRLLQMYSVEKTRLEARKKGYSVTEQALADGSIKLSLQVGAAV from the coding sequence TTGTCCCACATTGTTCAAATTCAAACCGAAGTGCGCGACGCCGCAGCGGTGATCGCCGCTTGCTCGCGATTGAAATTACCCGAACCGAAGCAAGGCGTGTTTCAGCTATTTGGCGCCGCGGCGACCGGGCTCGGCGTTGAACTACCGAGTTGGCGTTACCCGGTCGTCTGCGACTTGACTAGCGGCCAATTGCAGTACGACAACTTTAGCGGCAGGTGGGGCGAGCAATGCGAGTTGGACCGCCTGCTGCAAATGTACAGCGTCGAAAAAACTCGTCTGGAAGCTCGCAAGAAAGGGTATTCCGTGACCGAGCAAGCCCTGGCGGACGGTTCGATCAAACTGTCCCTCCAGGTCGGAGCCGCCGTATGA
- a CDS encoding TniQ family protein, with protein MPGESLASLVRRHAVAMGYERIGRIRSLAADCDKAPTHLDHLAPGPLLDRFADLFAVSPEKLSAMTVHPYADHLLFAPRGSPPANLLDSKTILRFFRSAAPSVCPRCLASEVTYERLLWSFRPLPICLDHDCHLITRCPQCHKTMVRGRIDVERCRCSFSLTSHPADILSSKARTIAEQVRQWLCKQGTPLEFSAPALFWWLERLASAVSKTPPWLADARVRLEILSEIDDDSLVWFAAAEILSEWPQRFEQFLDIFQTVAKHRSTDTGINRAFGSLLREAAHLEELGFPSPADVLRGYLLEHYSRGHLNSKVCLFHSTKQQRVVRDRPWLTRTQAAKQLGLRHASIADLLNRGLLAGEVRSAGQNGRSVGLISRESVSALQRQLQSSVTVKQTASRLGIGRSRIFELIRDELLPRAVRTSAGWLIPNDAIEPWEQLLRSLPILSQPDAAWLTIRDATRNYGPNGLCLTRLLQQFRSGKIRGGRVSGADNYQGLLVLRSDTASTCSALQSQQSDQRGWSLHRLAKELIPGRPIKESVLKKWIAAGLLHAGRNRRTWRITPTEIERFRQNYCLAQEACELLGISRKTLSRWETTGKITAAYSRRNTQYAGASLFRRKVLEDLLTAPSSRNSKT; from the coding sequence TTGCCCGGCGAATCGCTCGCCAGTCTCGTTCGCCGGCACGCCGTCGCCATGGGCTACGAGCGGATCGGCCGCATCCGCTCGCTCGCGGCGGACTGCGACAAGGCGCCAACGCATCTCGACCATCTCGCGCCGGGTCCCCTGCTGGATCGGTTCGCCGATCTGTTCGCCGTCTCTCCCGAAAAGTTGAGCGCGATGACGGTCCATCCTTACGCCGATCATTTACTGTTCGCACCTCGCGGATCGCCGCCAGCCAATCTTCTCGACTCGAAGACCATCCTCCGTTTTTTCCGCTCCGCGGCGCCCTCCGTTTGTCCACGCTGTTTGGCGAGCGAAGTTACTTACGAACGATTGTTATGGAGCTTTCGTCCGCTGCCGATCTGTTTGGATCACGACTGCCACCTGATTACCCGCTGTCCCCAGTGCCACAAGACGATGGTTCGCGGCCGCATCGATGTGGAGCGCTGTCGCTGTAGTTTTTCGTTGACCAGCCATCCTGCTGACATTCTGTCCAGCAAAGCGCGAACAATCGCGGAGCAAGTGCGACAATGGCTGTGTAAACAGGGCACACCCTTGGAATTTTCTGCACCGGCGCTATTCTGGTGGCTGGAACGTCTTGCAAGCGCGGTGTCCAAGACCCCGCCCTGGTTGGCAGATGCACGCGTGCGTCTCGAAATTCTGTCAGAGATCGACGACGATTCTCTTGTCTGGTTCGCAGCCGCTGAGATCCTCTCGGAATGGCCGCAGCGGTTCGAGCAGTTCTTGGACATCTTCCAAACCGTCGCCAAACATCGCTCCACCGATACCGGAATCAATCGCGCCTTTGGCAGCTTGCTTCGCGAAGCGGCTCATCTAGAAGAACTGGGCTTCCCCTCGCCTGCCGATGTGCTCCGCGGCTATCTGCTCGAGCATTACTCGCGGGGCCATTTGAACAGCAAGGTCTGCCTGTTTCATAGCACGAAGCAACAACGCGTTGTCCGCGACCGCCCCTGGCTCACTCGCACCCAAGCCGCGAAACAATTGGGCCTCCGCCACGCATCAATCGCCGACTTGCTCAACCGCGGACTGCTCGCAGGCGAAGTGCGCTCCGCCGGCCAGAATGGGCGCTCCGTCGGGCTTATCTCCCGCGAATCGGTGTCGGCTTTGCAACGTCAGCTTCAGTCGTCGGTAACGGTCAAGCAGACCGCATCGCGGCTGGGAATCGGCCGTAGCCGAATCTTTGAGCTTATTCGTGATGAACTCCTGCCACGAGCCGTTCGCACTTCGGCCGGCTGGCTGATTCCCAACGATGCGATCGAGCCATGGGAGCAGCTGCTTCGATCCCTACCGATCCTATCGCAGCCTGACGCCGCCTGGCTGACAATCCGAGATGCGACCCGAAACTACGGACCCAACGGACTCTGTCTGACTCGTCTCCTTCAACAGTTCCGCTCCGGCAAAATCCGCGGCGGTCGAGTTTCAGGAGCTGACAATTATCAAGGACTACTTGTTCTCCGATCGGACACCGCAAGCACTTGCTCCGCTTTGCAATCCCAGCAAAGCGATCAACGCGGCTGGTCCCTGCATCGCTTAGCCAAAGAGCTAATCCCCGGGCGCCCGATAAAAGAATCGGTCCTCAAAAAATGGATTGCCGCTGGCCTGCTGCACGCGGGTCGCAATCGTCGAACCTGGCGAATCACGCCCACCGAAATCGAACGCTTCCGCCAGAACTACTGCCTCGCCCAGGAAGCATGCGAGCTTCTCGGCATCAGTCGCAAAACTCTCTCCCGTTGGGAAACGACTGGAAAGATCACCGCCGCCTACAGCCGCCGCAATACACAATATGCCGGGGCCTCCCTGTTCCGCCGTAAAGTTTTAGAAGACTTGCTCACCGCGCCATCGAGCCGTAATTCGAAAACGTGA
- a CDS encoding Ku protein: protein MPTTKTKPKTRPRAPSPELRPASRSSWSGQLKLPDFHLPVKAYPAVVVSRTSPLCQIHAGCGEPIEYQKHCPIHGRVPAAEIAKAYPYAAGNRLPLQESDLARLAPADEKTIALEQFVTPDPFDWTLFSGRSYYLAPAHPAAGLPFQAFTAALEKAKVWGVGQMVLSGRRQLLAVSACDQQLLLYLLHWPAQRRGCPAFPSVANADALPLVRALEKTIGKAKGPVRWEQYADDWDQRLSSLVQSMVAALTAPFAKKKPSRRRATPGRTRPAASK, encoded by the coding sequence ATGCCGACTACGAAAACGAAACCAAAAACGCGCCCTCGGGCGCCCAGCCCGGAATTGCGGCCCGCCAGCCGCTCGTCCTGGTCTGGTCAATTGAAGCTGCCGGACTTTCACCTGCCGGTGAAGGCGTACCCGGCTGTCGTCGTCTCGCGGACGAGTCCGCTTTGTCAAATTCATGCCGGCTGCGGCGAACCGATCGAATACCAGAAGCACTGCCCGATTCATGGCCGTGTGCCGGCCGCCGAGATCGCCAAAGCGTATCCGTACGCCGCCGGTAACCGCTTGCCGCTCCAGGAATCGGACCTCGCGCGACTGGCGCCGGCCGATGAGAAAACGATTGCGCTAGAGCAATTCGTGACCCCCGATCCATTCGATTGGACGCTGTTCTCCGGCCGCAGTTACTACCTCGCGCCGGCGCATCCGGCCGCTGGCTTGCCCTTTCAAGCTTTCACCGCGGCGCTCGAAAAAGCGAAAGTCTGGGGCGTGGGACAGATGGTGCTCTCGGGCCGCCGCCAATTGCTGGCGGTTAGCGCGTGCGACCAGCAGCTCCTGCTGTATCTGTTGCACTGGCCCGCCCAGCGACGCGGTTGCCCCGCGTTTCCGTCGGTGGCGAACGCCGATGCGCTGCCGCTCGTGCGGGCGTTGGAGAAAACGATCGGCAAGGCGAAAGGGCCTGTGCGCTGGGAGCAATACGCCGACGACTGGGACCAGCGACTCTCGTCGCTCGTGCAATCGATGGTCGCCGCCCTCACGGCGCCGTTCGCCAAGAAGAAGCCCTCGCGTCGCCGCGCTACGCCGGGGCGCACGCGTCCGGCTGCTTCCAAATAG
- a CDS encoding TnsA endonuclease N-terminal domain-containing protein yields MPPAADHEPPSTFHLRRRTPGSFLLVPCPQIGRAIRCQGQLEAAAAVILVGCPLVSSILEQPLSIWYAWREQPAGVQIQLLDQSPRRRRIGVYRVSYITPDFLVEMREGRKRLVEVKPSGKLARPDVQRKLAVAQAYAAAQGWTFHVVTELHLLPCPLLSNLRLISRYRQAQADPKAYAALLERIADGPLSLRELLHHSCERETTLHLLANGRLDWNPVTAPFAHSTLLYPGGTLPWDPFDSVWASSGCWTVAPSGSSVKRPPTSSSPAT; encoded by the coding sequence ATGCCGCCTGCTGCGGATCACGAGCCGCCTTCCACTTTCCATCTGCGGCGGCGAACGCCCGGTTCGTTCCTGCTCGTTCCTTGCCCGCAGATCGGCCGGGCGATCCGTTGCCAAGGACAACTGGAAGCGGCTGCCGCCGTCATCCTGGTGGGCTGTCCCTTAGTCTCCTCAATCCTGGAACAACCGCTATCAATCTGGTATGCCTGGCGCGAGCAGCCCGCAGGCGTGCAGATTCAGTTACTCGACCAGTCGCCACGACGCCGTCGGATCGGCGTCTACCGTGTCTCGTATATCACGCCCGACTTTTTGGTCGAAATGCGCGAAGGACGCAAGCGGCTGGTCGAAGTGAAGCCATCCGGCAAGCTCGCCCGGCCGGACGTGCAACGCAAACTGGCGGTAGCCCAAGCGTACGCCGCGGCGCAGGGTTGGACCTTTCACGTCGTTACCGAACTCCATCTGCTGCCTTGCCCGCTGCTCTCCAACTTGCGGCTGATTAGCCGCTATCGACAAGCTCAAGCGGATCCAAAGGCATACGCTGCTCTGCTTGAACGGATTGCAGACGGTCCGCTCTCGCTACGCGAACTACTACACCATTCGTGCGAGCGGGAGACGACGTTGCATCTATTGGCGAACGGGCGGCTCGACTGGAATCCAGTTACCGCTCCGTTCGCCCATTCCACTCTTCTCTACCCTGGAGGTACGCTGCCATGGGATCCATTCGACTCGGTGTGGGCGTCGAGTGGCTGCTGGACGGTCGCGCCTTCCGGGTCGTCCGTCAAACGGCCGCCCACGAGTTCATCGCCTGCGACTTGA
- a CDS encoding ThiF family adenylyltransferase produces MISSNRFERQAELAPRDSLRRVTASVIGVGAIGRQVAWQLAALGVPRIQLIDFDAVEWTNVTTQAYQAGDVGQLKVEATAQALRQLDPTIAVETIADRYRPTLQLGEAVFCCVDSISARAAIWRSAGDRCRFWTDGRLLGEAIRILSVADDVGRDIYPTTLFSPSQAQVGRCTARGAIYTAAIAAGLMVHQFTRWLRRLPIDCDASLNLLASEWTVAPLPSQERNLF; encoded by the coding sequence ATGATTTCTAGCAACCGCTTTGAGCGGCAGGCGGAATTGGCGCCGCGCGACTCACTCCGCCGTGTGACAGCCTCTGTCATTGGCGTGGGAGCGATTGGCAGGCAGGTCGCCTGGCAGCTGGCGGCGCTCGGCGTCCCGCGAATCCAGCTGATCGATTTCGACGCGGTCGAATGGACGAACGTCACAACGCAAGCGTATCAAGCCGGGGACGTCGGCCAGCTGAAGGTGGAGGCGACCGCGCAAGCCTTGCGGCAGCTGGACCCGACGATTGCCGTGGAAACGATCGCCGATCGTTATCGGCCCACCCTGCAGTTGGGCGAAGCCGTGTTCTGCTGCGTCGATTCGATTTCCGCCCGGGCGGCCATCTGGCGTTCGGCCGGCGACCGCTGCCGGTTCTGGACCGACGGACGCCTGCTGGGCGAGGCGATTCGTATCCTCAGCGTGGCGGATGATGTGGGCCGCGACATCTATCCCACCACGCTTTTCTCCCCGTCGCAGGCTCAGGTCGGCCGCTGCACGGCTCGCGGCGCTATCTACACGGCCGCTATCGCCGCCGGCCTGATGGTCCACCAATTCACCCGCTGGCTCCGCCGCCTGCCGATCGACTGCGACGCTTCCCTCAACTTGCTGGCGTCCGAGTGGACCGTGGCGCCTCTGCCTTCCCAGGAAAGGAACCTCTTCTGA
- a CDS encoding AAA family ATPase → MSLAERLSEYVRACFPGIWIESQEQSEALTEIAQLCRAENWRLLTWNIDRGLQQPGQSEPGDASSTDPLAAVRALSALPASDGAVLLVLENFHRFLQSAEIVQALIRQVLLGKVNRTFIVILSPIINLPTELEKLFVCLDHELPSREQLLEIAQGIAVEAGELPEGSELDRVLDAAAGLTRYEAENAFSLSLVRSARLCPGAIWDVKTQTLKKTGLLELYQGGEDFSSLGGLAALKAFCKRSLLHPCRDNPRKQARGVLLLSPPGCGKSQFCKCLGRETGRPVLMLDVGSLLGSLVGQTEERTRQAIRTIEAMAPCVVMVDEVEKAFAGLASSGQTDSGVSARMFGSFLSWLNDRTADVYVVVTANDVSRLPPEFSRAGRFDAVFFLDLPSRAEKDAIWRLYLDDYQLEREQPLPDDAQFTGAEIKSCCRLAALLDLPLVQAAQNVVPVAVTAAEAVERLRVWAGGRCLAANQPGLYQHHPPKSSARRRVNRNPSQN, encoded by the coding sequence ATGTCGCTCGCTGAGCGTCTGTCGGAATACGTGCGCGCCTGCTTCCCCGGCATCTGGATCGAAAGCCAGGAACAGAGTGAAGCGCTCACGGAGATTGCCCAACTCTGCCGCGCTGAAAACTGGCGCCTGCTCACCTGGAACATCGATCGCGGTCTGCAACAGCCGGGTCAGAGTGAGCCCGGCGATGCGTCGAGCACTGATCCTTTGGCCGCCGTGCGAGCGCTCAGCGCCTTGCCGGCCAGCGATGGCGCCGTGCTGCTCGTCCTCGAAAATTTCCATCGCTTTCTGCAGTCGGCCGAGATCGTGCAAGCTCTCATTCGCCAAGTGCTCCTGGGCAAAGTGAATCGCACGTTCATCGTGATTTTGTCGCCCATCATCAACTTGCCGACCGAACTGGAAAAGCTGTTCGTCTGCCTCGATCATGAATTGCCTAGCCGGGAACAACTGCTCGAGATCGCGCAAGGGATTGCGGTCGAAGCGGGCGAACTACCGGAAGGATCTGAGCTCGACCGCGTGCTGGACGCGGCCGCTGGACTGACCCGCTACGAGGCCGAGAACGCCTTTAGCCTGTCGCTGGTGCGTTCGGCCAGGCTGTGCCCAGGCGCCATCTGGGATGTGAAAACGCAAACACTCAAGAAGACGGGCCTGCTGGAACTGTATCAGGGCGGCGAAGACTTTTCCTCGCTGGGTGGCTTGGCCGCCTTGAAGGCGTTCTGTAAACGCTCGCTGCTGCATCCGTGCCGCGACAACCCCCGCAAGCAGGCGCGCGGCGTGCTGTTGCTGTCGCCGCCGGGCTGCGGCAAAAGCCAGTTCTGCAAATGCCTCGGGCGCGAAACGGGCCGGCCGGTTCTGATGCTCGATGTCGGTTCCCTCCTGGGCTCCCTGGTCGGGCAAACCGAAGAGCGGACCCGGCAAGCGATCCGCACCATCGAAGCGATGGCGCCGTGTGTGGTGATGGTGGATGAGGTCGAAAAGGCGTTCGCCGGTTTGGCCAGTTCGGGGCAAACCGATTCCGGCGTCTCGGCCCGCATGTTTGGAAGTTTTTTGTCCTGGCTGAATGACCGCACGGCGGACGTTTATGTGGTCGTGACGGCGAATGACGTCTCGCGTCTGCCGCCCGAATTCAGTCGGGCTGGCCGCTTTGACGCGGTCTTCTTTCTTGACCTCCCCAGTCGCGCCGAGAAGGACGCCATCTGGCGACTGTATCTCGACGACTACCAGCTCGAGCGCGAGCAACCGCTGCCTGACGACGCGCAGTTCACCGGCGCGGAGATCAAGAGTTGTTGCCGCTTGGCCGCGCTGCTCGACCTGCCGCTGGTGCAAGCGGCGCAGAACGTCGTGCCGGTCGCCGTCACGGCGGCCGAAGCGGTGGAGCGGCTGCGCGTCTGGGCGGGCGGCCGCTGTCTGGCGGCGAACCAGCCGGGCCTGTACCAGCATCACCCGCCGAAGAGCAGCGCGCGTCGCCGCGTTAATCGTAACCCGTCGCAAAACTAG
- a CDS encoding Mov34/MPN/PAD-1 family protein — protein MAKQPQRRRRAPTSALRFSPFAWAQLLYLRDQGETEVGGFGVTAEDNLLRVEEIVLVRQVCTATSVKFDDMAVADFFDQQVDAGRQPQQFGRIWLHTHPGDSAQPSWTDEQTFARCFGQADWAVMFILAQGGETYARLQFNQGPGGSLLLPVETDFTRPFAGSDEAAWRQQYVDNVVDETAQLPRQRHDRDLWRDGFFEDLPFHFEEDKPDDF, from the coding sequence TTGGCCAAACAACCTCAGCGTCGTCGCCGCGCCCCCACTTCAGCGCTGCGTTTCTCGCCCTTTGCCTGGGCCCAACTGCTCTACTTGCGCGACCAGGGCGAAACGGAGGTCGGCGGTTTCGGGGTGACGGCGGAAGACAACTTGCTGCGGGTCGAAGAGATCGTGCTTGTGCGTCAGGTCTGTACGGCGACATCCGTGAAGTTCGACGACATGGCGGTCGCCGACTTCTTCGATCAACAAGTCGACGCGGGCCGCCAGCCGCAGCAGTTCGGCCGCATCTGGCTGCACACCCATCCCGGCGATTCGGCCCAGCCCAGCTGGACCGATGAACAGACGTTCGCCCGCTGTTTCGGCCAGGCCGACTGGGCGGTGATGTTCATCCTGGCCCAAGGCGGCGAAACGTACGCCCGACTGCAGTTCAACCAGGGCCCAGGCGGCTCGCTGCTGCTGCCTGTCGAAACCGATTTCACCCGACCGTTTGCCGGTTCCGATGAGGCGGCCTGGCGCCAGCAGTACGTCGACAACGTCGTTGATGAAACCGCGCAGCTGCCGCGCCAACGCCATGACCGCGACCTGTGGCGGGACGGCTTCTTCGAAGATTTACCTTTCCATTTTGAGGAGGATAAACCGGATGATTTCTAG
- a CDS encoding Mu transposase C-terminal domain-containing protein: MGSIRLGVGVEWLLDGRAFRVVRQTAAHEFIACDLKFNQEETLSEQQILALYSAGRLRFASGDSLPENAIGKPATVRDLTPRQQRQLRQRWRAIEPLTVLNRPPNQEDYSSQAETLRRQGARCSMRTLRRYFTTWLEAGKDRMALVSGVARRGGRGRARKTSILKQYPALRQLVEEAIQSVYLTTARRPISAVARRVLDDLARQNARRPAEYALPIPREATLNRAIGRRIAQLDPWEVDRARWGRKIADRRHQPTQRQQLARRILERVEIDHTPLKVVVGNAAGPIGQPWLTVLVDYYSRLVVGFCLGFEPPSYGVVMEALRHAILPKSYLAETYPRISGAWPCFGLPEKLVCDRGADLISRDLQQAAFQLGIELDFNPPRTPHFKGTVESFFDALNDQLGSSLPGRTFRSWEKRADYQPDDGPLMPYEALLEAIHIHLVDIHAASKHPTSGKTRFEMWQESAAEFPPCLPAAPEDLLVLLSKQAERTLSARGIELGGMFYMSDELMALRAELAAQNLNVDRLQVRYNPWNLGEAWVLNPINQRYLCAPAVDTAMQGLTEYQWRVLKRAIRERFDDPDHLLSLAAGRNAIREVIEATLHQPSRKRRSRAARFLGPQPLAPQLTEEDWIDVDATAPPSSSSPPAIESPAPEGTSTVTSPAPEPPIDIEDADLDVDDWDIA, from the coding sequence ATGGGATCCATTCGACTCGGTGTGGGCGTCGAGTGGCTGCTGGACGGTCGCGCCTTCCGGGTCGTCCGTCAAACGGCCGCCCACGAGTTCATCGCCTGCGACTTGAAGTTCAATCAAGAGGAAACGCTTAGCGAGCAGCAGATCCTCGCTCTTTATTCCGCAGGCCGGCTCCGCTTCGCGTCGGGCGACTCCCTACCCGAGAACGCGATCGGCAAACCGGCCACGGTTCGCGATCTCACGCCACGGCAACAGCGTCAACTCCGGCAGCGCTGGCGAGCGATCGAGCCGCTCACTGTGTTGAACCGGCCGCCTAATCAAGAGGATTACTCCTCGCAGGCGGAAACGCTACGCCGACAGGGCGCACGCTGTTCGATGCGGACGCTGCGGCGATACTTCACGACCTGGCTGGAGGCCGGCAAAGACCGCATGGCGCTCGTCTCCGGCGTGGCGCGCCGGGGCGGGCGCGGTCGGGCCCGCAAGACGAGCATTTTGAAACAGTATCCGGCCCTGCGGCAGCTGGTGGAAGAGGCGATCCAAAGCGTCTATCTGACGACGGCCCGACGTCCCATCTCGGCGGTGGCCCGGCGCGTGCTGGACGATCTGGCGCGGCAGAATGCCCGGCGTCCGGCCGAATACGCGCTGCCGATTCCTCGCGAAGCCACGCTCAATCGGGCGATTGGGCGCCGCATCGCCCAGCTGGATCCGTGGGAGGTCGATCGAGCCCGCTGGGGCCGCAAGATCGCCGATCGTCGCCATCAACCGACGCAGCGCCAACAGCTCGCCCGCCGCATTCTCGAACGAGTCGAAATCGACCATACGCCGCTCAAAGTCGTGGTCGGCAATGCGGCCGGACCGATCGGCCAGCCCTGGCTGACCGTACTGGTCGACTACTATAGCCGGCTCGTCGTCGGCTTTTGTCTGGGCTTTGAACCGCCTTCCTACGGCGTCGTCATGGAGGCGCTGCGGCATGCAATTCTGCCCAAGTCGTACCTGGCCGAGACCTACCCGCGTATTAGCGGCGCCTGGCCTTGTTTTGGCCTCCCGGAAAAACTGGTCTGCGACCGGGGCGCCGATCTCATCAGTCGCGACCTGCAGCAGGCGGCGTTTCAGCTGGGGATTGAGCTCGATTTCAATCCGCCCCGCACGCCGCATTTCAAAGGGACGGTCGAGTCGTTCTTCGACGCGCTCAACGATCAGCTCGGTTCCTCGTTGCCGGGCCGCACCTTTCGCAGCTGGGAAAAACGGGCCGACTACCAGCCGGACGACGGACCGCTTATGCCGTACGAAGCGTTGCTGGAAGCGATCCATATCCATCTGGTCGATATCCACGCTGCCAGCAAGCATCCGACTTCCGGCAAGACACGGTTCGAGATGTGGCAAGAATCGGCTGCCGAGTTCCCTCCCTGCTTGCCCGCCGCGCCGGAAGACTTGCTGGTGCTCTTGTCGAAACAAGCCGAACGCACCCTGTCGGCCCGCGGCATCGAACTGGGCGGCATGTTCTATATGAGCGACGAGTTGATGGCGCTACGGGCGGAGCTGGCGGCGCAAAACCTGAACGTCGACCGCCTGCAGGTCCGTTACAACCCGTGGAACCTGGGCGAAGCCTGGGTCTTGAACCCGATCAATCAACGTTACCTGTGCGCCCCCGCCGTCGACACGGCCATGCAAGGTCTCACGGAATATCAATGGCGGGTGCTCAAACGAGCGATTCGCGAGCGGTTTGACGATCCTGATCATCTTCTTTCCCTGGCCGCTGGCCGTAACGCCATTCGTGAAGTGATCGAAGCGACGCTGCATCAACCATCTCGCAAACGCCGGTCGCGAGCGGCGAGATTTCTGGGCCCGCAACCGCTAGCGCCGCAACTCACGGAAGAGGACTGGATCGATGTGGACGCCACTGCTCCACCTTCGTCGAGTTCGCCGCCTGCAATAGAATCCCCTGCGCCGGAAGGGACTTCCACAGTGACGTCGCCTGCTCCCGAGCCTCCGATAGATATCGAAGACGCCGACTTGGACGTCGACGATTGGGATATCGCTTGA